In one Mycobacteroides chelonae genomic region, the following are encoded:
- a CDS encoding ABC transporter permease, with protein sequence MTTRNTLVATAATDTDAPVATPSRREWVLNRRWEIVRFLSPFAVLLIWQAASAWGLIDPEILPAPSTIAHAGIELIGNGQLAAALRVSGLRAAEGLLLGGLVGVVLGAAVGLSRLADAVVDPTMQMIRALPHLGLIPLFILWFGIGELPKVLMVALGAAFPLYLNTTSAIRQVDPKLFETAQVLGFSFWQRLRVIVVPSATPQVLVGLRQSLALSWLTLIVAEQINADAGVGFLINNARDFLRIDVIIFGLVVYALLGIVTDAIVRVLERRALRYRS encoded by the coding sequence ATGACCACCCGTAATACGTTGGTGGCCACTGCGGCGACTGACACAGATGCCCCCGTTGCCACCCCGTCGCGGCGGGAGTGGGTACTCAATCGGCGGTGGGAGATCGTTCGATTTCTCTCACCGTTCGCGGTGCTGCTCATCTGGCAGGCGGCCAGCGCCTGGGGGCTGATCGACCCAGAGATATTGCCCGCCCCGTCGACAATCGCTCACGCCGGAATCGAATTGATCGGCAACGGACAGCTTGCCGCCGCACTGCGGGTATCCGGCCTCCGCGCCGCCGAAGGACTGCTGCTGGGCGGTCTGGTCGGCGTGGTACTGGGGGCGGCGGTGGGCTTGTCGCGCCTTGCCGACGCCGTGGTGGACCCGACCATGCAGATGATCCGGGCGCTGCCACACCTCGGACTCATCCCGTTGTTCATCCTGTGGTTCGGCATCGGCGAGCTGCCCAAGGTGCTGATGGTGGCTCTTGGAGCGGCTTTCCCGCTGTACCTCAACACCACCTCCGCGATCCGGCAGGTAGACCCCAAACTTTTCGAAACCGCACAGGTGCTTGGGTTTTCGTTCTGGCAGCGTTTGCGTGTCATCGTCGTCCCCAGTGCGACTCCGCAGGTGCTTGTCGGGTTACGGCAGTCCCTGGCGCTGTCCTGGCTGACGCTCATCGTCGCCGAACAGATCAACGCCGACGCCGGGGTGGGATTCCTCATCAACAATGCGCGCGATTTCCTGCGCATCGACGTCATCATCTTCGGGCTGGTGGTCTACGCGCTGCTGGGCATAGTCACGGATGCCATTGTGCGAGTGCTGGAACGGCGCGCACTGCGGTACCGATCATGA
- a CDS encoding ABC transporter ATP-binding protein produces MTAVFELADLSRQSATPAAELTSVTKWYGRNRVLDDISLRVDRGEIVALVGRSGSGKSTVLRVLSGLAGDHDGERVVLGAPAVAFQEPRLFPWRSVRDNVLYGLTRTKLSKVEALSRVDRALDEVGLADKAQAWPLTLSGGQAQRVSLARALVAEPQLLLLDEPFGALDALTRLSMHRLLLNLWREHEFGVLLVTHDVDEAISLADTILVLDEGRLVHTLRIRNPRKPQGKHDTETENYRGELLAQLGV; encoded by the coding sequence ATGACAGCGGTTTTCGAGCTCGCAGACTTGTCGCGCCAGTCCGCCACCCCGGCGGCGGAGTTGACGTCGGTCACCAAGTGGTACGGGCGTAATCGCGTTCTCGACGACATCTCGCTGCGGGTCGACCGTGGCGAGATCGTCGCCCTGGTGGGCCGCAGCGGCTCGGGTAAGTCGACGGTGCTCAGGGTGCTGTCCGGGCTTGCCGGTGACCACGACGGTGAGCGCGTGGTGTTGGGCGCTCCCGCCGTGGCCTTCCAGGAGCCGCGACTTTTCCCGTGGCGCTCGGTGCGCGATAACGTGCTGTACGGACTCACCCGCACCAAGTTGTCCAAGGTGGAAGCGCTCTCTCGCGTTGACCGGGCCCTTGATGAGGTGGGGCTTGCCGACAAGGCGCAGGCCTGGCCGCTGACGCTCTCGGGTGGGCAGGCACAACGTGTTTCGCTGGCGCGTGCGCTCGTCGCGGAGCCGCAGCTGCTGTTGCTCGACGAGCCCTTCGGGGCACTCGATGCGCTGACACGGCTCTCGATGCACCGACTGTTGCTGAACCTATGGCGAGAGCACGAGTTCGGGGTGCTGCTGGTAACCCACGATGTGGACGAGGCGATATCACTGGCCGACACCATCCTGGTGCTGGACGAGGGGCGGTTGGTGCACACATTGCGCATTCGCAATCCGCGTAAACCGCAGGGCAAGCACGACACCGAAACCGAGAACTATCGAGGAGAGCTTCTTGCGCAGCTTGGTGTTTAA
- a CDS encoding ABC transporter substrate-binding protein — protein MRSLVFKSIVSATAILLSLTACTSGRDDKGDSAVPQLVPLSELSNLTLRVGDQKGGTESLLRAAGELDNAPYKVEFSTFTFGPPQIEALTAGKIDFAVTGNTPPIFGAASKARIKVVSGYTNDASGDQILVSDTSPIRSVADLRGKKVAVGKGSSANGHLLLQLQKANLTIKDIQPVFLQPADAFTALSQGQADAWAIWDPYTALADKQLKVRTLVTATGVANGYGFGVASQVALRDAQRNTALSDLVQRIARASAWAQAHPQEWYGKYAAAIGIDPAAAELAQSRSLRQPIPLTDEVTASEQTLTDLFAQSGQIQSKPTFSDFVDNRYNDALKQYFTKSQ, from the coding sequence TTGCGCAGCTTGGTGTTTAAGTCCATCGTCAGCGCGACAGCGATCCTGCTGTCATTGACGGCCTGCACCTCCGGCCGCGACGATAAGGGCGATTCCGCAGTGCCGCAGCTCGTCCCGCTCTCGGAGCTGTCGAATCTCACGCTGCGTGTGGGTGATCAGAAGGGTGGCACCGAATCGCTGCTACGCGCGGCAGGGGAACTGGACAACGCGCCGTACAAGGTCGAATTCTCCACCTTCACTTTTGGCCCGCCGCAGATCGAGGCGCTGACCGCGGGCAAGATCGACTTTGCCGTCACCGGCAACACACCCCCGATCTTCGGGGCTGCGTCCAAGGCGAGAATCAAAGTGGTGTCTGGTTATACGAATGACGCCTCCGGTGACCAGATCCTGGTTTCCGACACATCCCCAATCCGATCCGTGGCAGATCTGCGGGGGAAGAAGGTCGCTGTCGGGAAGGGGAGTTCGGCGAACGGTCATCTGCTACTTCAGCTGCAGAAGGCCAATCTCACCATCAAGGACATCCAGCCGGTGTTTCTGCAGCCCGCCGACGCGTTTACCGCACTGAGTCAGGGACAGGCCGACGCCTGGGCGATCTGGGACCCTTACACGGCGCTGGCCGACAAACAGCTGAAGGTTCGTACCCTGGTGACCGCTACCGGCGTCGCGAACGGATACGGATTCGGCGTCGCTTCGCAGGTGGCACTGCGTGATGCTCAACGCAATACCGCACTGTCGGACCTGGTGCAGCGCATCGCGCGTGCCAGCGCATGGGCCCAAGCCCATCCACAGGAGTGGTATGGAAAGTATGCCGCCGCAATCGGAATCGACCCCGCCGCAGCTGAGCTGGCACAGTCACGCAGCCTGCGACAACCAATACCGCTTACCGACGAGGTGACGGCCTCGGAGCAGACGCTGACCGATCTGTTCGCGCAGTCGGGCCAGATTCAGAGCAAGCCCACGTTCTCTGATTTCGTCGATAACCGGTACAACGATGCACTCAAGCAGTACTTCACCAAGTCCCAATAA
- a CDS encoding LLM class flavin-dependent oxidoreductase gives MAAKFFWFLPTNGDSRSIVGASHASSHHTIPVGYREPSLRYLGEIARAADRLGFEGVLTPTGTWCEDAWLTASALLEQTERLKFLVAFRPGLVPPTLAAQQAATFQRFSEGRLLLNVVSGGDDTEQRRFGDWLTHDERYERTGEFLQIVRDIWKGDPVDYSGKHYTVTDARVSEPPTPLPQLYFGGSSPAALPIAADHVDVYLTWGEPPAAAAAKIETVRALAKERGRTLRFGIRLHTITRDTSEAAWAVADSLVAELTPEQVATATALHSKSESEGQRRMTALHGGRLDKLEIYPNLWAGVGLVRGGAGTALVGSHEEVANLISEYHALGFDEFILSGYPHLEEAYWFAEGVLPLLKKRGALAA, from the coding sequence GTGGCCGCCAAGTTCTTCTGGTTCCTGCCCACCAATGGCGATAGCCGTTCCATTGTGGGTGCCTCGCACGCGTCCTCGCATCACACCATCCCGGTGGGTTACCGCGAACCGAGCCTGCGCTACCTCGGCGAGATCGCCCGCGCTGCGGACCGTTTGGGCTTCGAGGGTGTGCTGACGCCCACCGGCACCTGGTGTGAGGATGCGTGGCTGACGGCATCGGCGCTTCTGGAGCAGACCGAACGTCTGAAGTTCCTGGTCGCCTTCCGGCCCGGCCTGGTGCCACCCACACTCGCCGCACAGCAGGCCGCCACCTTCCAGCGGTTCTCCGAAGGGCGCCTGCTGCTGAACGTTGTCAGCGGCGGCGACGACACCGAGCAGCGCCGCTTCGGCGATTGGCTCACCCACGACGAGCGTTATGAGCGGACCGGGGAGTTCCTGCAGATCGTGCGGGACATCTGGAAGGGTGATCCCGTCGACTATTCGGGCAAGCACTACACCGTGACCGACGCGCGGGTCTCGGAGCCGCCAACACCCTTGCCGCAGCTGTATTTCGGAGGCTCCTCTCCGGCCGCGTTGCCCATCGCGGCCGATCATGTGGACGTGTACCTGACGTGGGGCGAGCCGCCTGCCGCGGCCGCGGCGAAGATCGAGACGGTGCGTGCCCTGGCGAAGGAACGCGGGCGCACCCTTCGATTCGGCATCCGGCTGCACACGATCACGCGGGATACCTCCGAGGCGGCCTGGGCCGTCGCCGATTCGCTCGTGGCGGAGTTGACCCCGGAGCAGGTGGCGACGGCCACCGCGTTGCATTCGAAGTCCGAATCCGAAGGCCAGCGGCGCATGACGGCGCTGCACGGCGGTCGGCTCGACAAGTTGGAGATCTACCCGAACCTGTGGGCCGGTGTCGGGTTGGTGCGCGGCGGTGCGGGTACGGCGCTGGTGGGCAGTCATGAAGAGGTCGCGAATCTGATCTCCGAGTACCACGCGCTCGGGTTCGACGAGTTCATCTTGTCCGGATACCCGCACCTTGAGGAGGCCTATTGGTTCGCCGAGGGTGTGCTCCCTCTGCTCAAGAAGCGGGGAGCGCTGGCGGCCTAG
- a CDS encoding SCO6745 family protein → MARPIDLARRFYDRFEPIHGITYFAPEARAAADELGYRGFWRGYFATRSAPLGMVCPRLVEAVFYNFASFRVVKSLEGAWETVSPQQALSARQAGAVAALRRYGLTDDENLCAAAELLGRAARNASPAGRPLYAALTAVPWPDEPLATLWHAATLLREQRGDAHVAALVAAGIDGRESNVFHVAAGRATKADIMRSRDYDESEWTTLEEGLTRRGLLDDGAQLTSEGHALKTDIENRTDRVSLPVFDILSDTEVEALFHALTPITRRVIAGGDLPASTPMGLRRNDLDNESANLT, encoded by the coding sequence ATGGCACGACCCATCGATCTCGCCCGTCGCTTCTACGACCGGTTCGAACCCATCCACGGCATCACCTACTTCGCACCCGAGGCGCGCGCCGCGGCCGACGAGCTCGGCTACCGCGGATTCTGGCGCGGATACTTTGCCACCCGTTCGGCACCCCTGGGCATGGTGTGCCCCCGGCTCGTCGAGGCCGTGTTCTACAACTTCGCCTCATTCCGGGTCGTCAAGTCACTCGAAGGCGCCTGGGAAACCGTCAGCCCGCAACAGGCACTGTCCGCCCGGCAGGCCGGTGCTGTCGCGGCGTTACGGCGCTATGGCCTGACCGATGACGAAAATCTTTGCGCCGCAGCGGAACTGCTGGGCAGGGCGGCCCGCAACGCCTCGCCCGCGGGGCGTCCCCTCTACGCCGCGTTGACCGCCGTGCCCTGGCCCGACGAACCCCTGGCGACGCTGTGGCACGCCGCCACCCTGCTACGCGAACAGCGTGGCGATGCCCACGTCGCGGCCCTGGTCGCGGCGGGCATCGATGGCCGTGAATCGAACGTGTTTCATGTTGCGGCGGGCCGTGCCACCAAGGCCGACATCATGCGCAGCCGCGACTACGACGAGTCAGAATGGACCACACTCGAAGAGGGCTTGACTCGGCGCGGCCTACTCGACGACGGTGCCCAGCTGACGTCAGAGGGACACGCGCTCAAGACCGATATCGAGAACCGGACCGACCGGGTATCGCTGCCGGTATTCGACATTCTCAGCGATACCGAGGTGGAGGCGCTCTTTCACGCACTCACCCCCATCACCCGGCGGGTCATCGCCGGCGGCGACCTACCGGCGTCGACACCAATGGGGTTGCGGCGCAACGATCTCGATAACGAAAGTGCGAATCTGACCTAG
- a CDS encoding pyridoxamine 5'-phosphate oxidase family protein: MGLSLEERQAFLAEPHVAAISVSAGADRAPLTVPIWYFYTPGGDLWIPTGKGSRKHQLIEAAGRLTLMVDREQPTVRYVSVEGPVTKIVPLEHDQHRQVAARYIPEQLLDGYLKYSEGYGEQIAVYVSPEHWLSADLGGPENWG, encoded by the coding sequence ATGGGATTGAGTTTGGAAGAACGACAGGCATTTCTGGCCGAGCCCCACGTGGCGGCAATCTCGGTGAGTGCCGGTGCGGACCGCGCTCCGCTTACCGTGCCGATCTGGTACTTCTACACCCCGGGTGGCGATCTCTGGATTCCGACGGGCAAGGGTTCGCGCAAGCATCAGCTGATCGAGGCGGCAGGTCGGCTCACGCTCATGGTCGATCGTGAGCAGCCGACGGTGCGGTATGTGAGCGTGGAGGGGCCGGTGACCAAGATCGTGCCGCTCGAACATGACCAACACCGGCAGGTGGCCGCCCGGTATATCCCGGAGCAGTTGCTCGATGGGTATCTCAAATACTCGGAGGGGTATGGCGAGCAGATCGCGGTCTATGTCTCCCCGGAGCACTGGCTCTCGGCGGACCTGGGCGGCCCGGAGAACTGGGGTTAG
- a CDS encoding CocE/NonD family hydrolase, translating to MLAATLSLVLTGCGHENPGSASWPPAGGRGPCAVAKKVDVPATMRDGTVLRADVYRPKLKDPVPVILMRTQYGKGSAQIKPSRFQTPDWFASHCYLVVVQDVRGQGASDGIFTEFGNDGSDGYDTVEWAAGLPGSTGKVGMYGSSYVGATQWLAATTTPPHLTTIVPSNTASDYYDGWTYEGGAFRLGFVLPWAIETIATTAAKNRGDDATARELEAAATEPERWLKFLPYQDVPPMQPGNPHVAPWYFDWIRHSTRDDYWKRWSIRDRYENVKVPVLHFEGWYDAFLRGGLENFAGMSSRGGSAEARQHQRIVIGPWDHLAWGRETSSPSPLLKGLGAGASSPVNELQLAWFDHFLKGTDNGVSADSPRVDYYLMGANRWKSAPAWPLPQTQWTVYHLGGPGAKHHGTLGNSTIPGDPPDSYRYDPANPVPSAGGHSCCAADTAPEGRYDQNTIEERPDVLTYTGEPLTADTEVTGPITVDLWASSSAPDTDFTAKLVVVQSDGTAVNLNNGIVRTSLAQSLSERRPIPAGQPHRYRIDIWPVSYQFRAGERIRLEISSSDFPQYAPNPNTGAAFGRNDELRSATQTILHDAAHPSVLTLPVIPAGSPGTEQFPLPR from the coding sequence ATGCTCGCCGCCACGCTGAGTCTCGTTCTCACAGGCTGCGGCCACGAGAACCCCGGCTCTGCGTCCTGGCCACCTGCCGGTGGGCGAGGCCCCTGCGCGGTGGCCAAAAAAGTCGATGTACCGGCCACCATGCGCGACGGCACCGTACTGCGTGCCGATGTCTACCGCCCTAAGCTCAAGGACCCCGTGCCGGTCATCCTGATGCGCACCCAGTACGGCAAAGGCAGCGCGCAGATCAAACCGTCGCGGTTCCAGACTCCCGACTGGTTCGCCTCACACTGCTACCTCGTGGTGGTGCAAGACGTTCGCGGGCAGGGCGCATCGGATGGGATATTCACCGAATTCGGCAATGACGGTAGCGACGGATACGACACCGTCGAATGGGCGGCCGGATTACCCGGCTCCACCGGCAAGGTCGGAATGTACGGGTCCTCCTATGTCGGCGCGACCCAATGGCTCGCCGCCACGACAACTCCCCCGCACCTGACAACCATCGTCCCGTCCAACACCGCATCCGACTACTACGACGGCTGGACCTACGAGGGCGGCGCGTTCCGGCTCGGCTTCGTATTGCCATGGGCGATCGAGACAATCGCCACCACCGCGGCGAAGAACCGCGGCGACGACGCGACCGCCCGAGAGCTGGAAGCCGCCGCCACGGAGCCGGAGCGCTGGCTCAAGTTTCTTCCGTACCAGGATGTTCCACCGATGCAGCCGGGCAATCCACACGTTGCTCCCTGGTACTTCGACTGGATCCGCCATTCGACCCGCGACGACTACTGGAAGCGGTGGAGCATCCGGGATCGGTACGAGAACGTGAAGGTCCCCGTCCTGCATTTCGAAGGCTGGTACGACGCGTTCCTGCGCGGAGGCCTGGAGAACTTCGCCGGCATGTCCTCGCGCGGCGGCTCAGCGGAGGCGCGCCAGCATCAGCGCATCGTCATCGGCCCGTGGGATCACCTCGCCTGGGGCCGCGAAACATCGAGTCCCTCGCCACTGCTGAAAGGCCTGGGGGCCGGAGCCAGTAGCCCCGTGAACGAGCTGCAATTGGCGTGGTTCGATCACTTTCTCAAGGGGACCGACAACGGTGTCTCCGCCGACTCACCCCGCGTCGACTACTACCTGATGGGCGCCAACCGATGGAAGAGCGCCCCTGCCTGGCCGCTGCCACAGACGCAATGGACCGTCTACCACCTCGGCGGTCCCGGCGCGAAACACCATGGAACGCTGGGTAACTCGACCATACCCGGGGATCCACCCGACAGCTACCGCTACGACCCTGCCAATCCGGTGCCGAGTGCCGGCGGGCACTCGTGCTGTGCCGCGGACACCGCCCCGGAAGGCCGATACGACCAGAACACCATCGAAGAGCGCCCCGACGTGCTGACGTACACCGGCGAGCCACTCACCGCCGATACCGAAGTCACTGGGCCGATCACCGTCGACCTGTGGGCTTCGTCGTCGGCGCCGGACACCGATTTCACCGCGAAACTCGTTGTCGTGCAATCCGATGGCACCGCCGTCAACCTCAACAACGGAATTGTCCGAACCTCGCTGGCACAATCCTTATCCGAGCGCCGGCCCATCCCCGCCGGCCAGCCACACAGATACCGCATCGACATATGGCCGGTGAGCTACCAGTTCCGTGCCGGCGAGCGCATCCGGCTGGAAATCTCCAGCAGCGACTTCCCGCAGTACGCGCCCAACCCAAATACGGGTGCGGCGTTCGGGCGGAACGATGAACTCCGCTCCGCCACACAGACAATCCTGCACGATGCCGCGCACCCGTCCGTGCTGACGCTTCCCGTCATACCCGCAGGCAGCCCGGGAACAGAGCAGTTCCCGCTGCCCAGGTAG